From the Borrelia puertoricensis genome, one window contains:
- a CDS encoding zinc ribbon domain-containing protein, producing MESNIDVLKNLESIYKAKFELEERQKNIPKYLQAKKAKIDGLIEALAELQFKFKEYQKEDSSLKLDIQDINVRKGKAEEKIDSIKTQREYEALEKELQTIIDDEVAIRKKMTHITGLKTKVDREITDVKSKLEIEQDMYATESNDLENELLEIIKELDSIRCEEEKYAFRMDEDFLFKFQRIIRNKSNGVVPLIENVCKGCHMILPVEFANKVRREPDDVKFCPYCSRILYYQDKFEVGLEMVPGGLADLIE from the coding sequence ATGGAAAGTAATATTGATGTATTAAAGAATCTTGAAAGCATATATAAAGCTAAATTTGAGCTTGAGGAAAGGCAAAAAAATATTCCTAAATATTTGCAAGCCAAGAAGGCTAAAATTGATGGACTTATTGAAGCTCTTGCTGAATTACAGTTTAAATTTAAGGAATATCAAAAAGAAGATTCATCTTTAAAATTAGATATTCAAGACATTAATGTAAGAAAGGGCAAGGCAGAAGAAAAAATTGATAGCATTAAAACTCAGAGGGAATATGAGGCTCTTGAGAAAGAATTGCAGACAATTATAGATGATGAAGTTGCTATTAGAAAAAAAATGACACATATTACTGGACTTAAGACAAAAGTAGATAGGGAAATAACAGATGTTAAGAGTAAGCTTGAAATTGAGCAGGATATGTATGCTACTGAGAGTAATGATCTTGAGAATGAGCTTTTAGAGATTATAAAAGAGCTTGATTCTATAAGATGTGAAGAGGAAAAATATGCTTTTCGAATGGACGAGGATTTTTTGTTTAAATTTCAAAGAATTATTAGAAATAAATCCAATGGAGTTGTTCCTTTGATTGAAAATGTTTGTAAAGGTTGTCATATGATACTTCCTGTTGAGTTTGCAAATAAGGTAAGGCGTGAACCTGATGATGTTAAATTTTGTCCTTATTGTAGTAGAATACTCTATTATCAAGATAAATTTGAAGTTGGTTTGGAGATGGTTCCTGGTGGTTTAGCAGATCTTATAGAATAA
- the rpoD gene encoding RNA polymerase sigma factor RpoD — protein MNSIENKDLQVFKKKNSKIIKAILSHLGDKKVITFEDLSTFLSGDMLEPDNIDYIYGVLENEGISLVNEKMGSDICDIDEFDEADKLDSQCMMLDDSIQSDDEIDDKLDEFDDEVLDKEDFSSGYIKSGLLKDSNSEDPIRLYLKEIGKEFLLTGNQEVELAKQMDSGESIIENILKNEGLVIENYYNLVNAIYSRVDKEEFFKKEKEREKDNNFDYYSKKKRITSFYKASLRPFQERLIKYIERKHSLYELGEDIFEESITSERLHIKEMLKSVPLYQEELRIFSDDYIDSASKIKDLKRQQKSILGRLKIDKIRNLRILGRDLAIPERRERIEKSLNIREDLIKEQITEAQLAQKELERIEMYYEYPMDKIISMSEEILKGKQMMKHAKDQLIKANLRLVVSIAKKYANRGLHFFDLVQEGNIGLIKAVEKFEYKRGFKFSTYATWWIRQAITRSISDQARTIRVPVHMIEQINRLNRETRYLVQVLGKDPTDEELSARLGWELKKVKTVKNVSREPVSLETPIGEEEDSVLSDFIEDKAIKNPAKHTSFVVLQDQIRAVLGTLPEREQEVVKMRFGLEDGYSLTLEEVGLHFNVTRERIRQIESKALRRLKNPKKTQKLKDYLEDLN, from the coding sequence ATGAATAGTATAGAGAATAAAGACTTACAGGTTTTTAAGAAGAAGAATTCAAAAATAATAAAGGCCATCTTAAGTCATTTGGGAGACAAAAAGGTAATTACTTTTGAGGATTTATCTACCTTTTTATCAGGGGATATGTTGGAACCTGACAATATTGATTATATTTATGGAGTCCTTGAGAATGAGGGAATAAGCTTGGTTAATGAAAAGATGGGGTCAGATATTTGTGATATTGATGAATTTGATGAAGCAGATAAACTTGATAGTCAGTGTATGATGTTAGATGATTCTATTCAGAGTGATGATGAAATTGATGATAAATTGGATGAATTTGATGATGAAGTTTTAGACAAAGAAGATTTTAGTTCAGGATATATTAAGAGTGGTTTATTAAAAGATAGTAATTCTGAAGATCCCATAAGGCTTTACTTAAAGGAAATAGGCAAAGAGTTTTTGTTAACTGGGAATCAAGAGGTTGAGCTTGCAAAACAGATGGATTCTGGTGAGAGCATAATTGAGAATATTCTTAAAAATGAAGGACTGGTCATAGAAAATTATTATAATTTAGTTAATGCTATTTATTCAAGAGTAGATAAAGAGGAGTTTTTTAAGAAAGAAAAGGAAAGAGAAAAAGATAATAATTTCGATTATTATAGCAAAAAAAAAAGGATCACTTCTTTTTATAAAGCTTCATTAAGACCATTTCAGGAGCGTTTAATAAAATATATTGAGAGAAAACATAGCTTATATGAACTTGGGGAAGATATTTTTGAAGAGAGTATTACTAGTGAGAGACTTCATATAAAAGAAATGCTTAAATCGGTACCTTTATATCAAGAAGAATTGCGTATTTTTTCAGATGATTACATTGATTCTGCTAGCAAAATAAAGGATTTAAAGAGGCAACAAAAGTCCATATTGGGTAGATTAAAGATAGATAAGATACGCAATCTGAGAATTTTGGGAAGAGACTTAGCTATTCCTGAGAGACGGGAGAGGATAGAAAAATCTTTAAATATACGAGAAGATCTAATTAAAGAGCAAATTACAGAAGCTCAACTTGCTCAAAAAGAACTTGAGAGAATTGAGATGTATTATGAATATCCAATGGATAAGATAATAAGCATGTCAGAGGAAATCCTTAAGGGCAAGCAGATGATGAAGCATGCAAAAGATCAGTTAATTAAGGCTAATTTAAGACTTGTGGTAAGTATTGCTAAAAAGTATGCTAATAGAGGGTTACATTTCTTTGATCTTGTTCAAGAGGGCAATATTGGTTTAATTAAGGCGGTTGAAAAATTTGAGTATAAGCGAGGCTTTAAGTTCTCTACTTATGCTACATGGTGGATTCGTCAAGCAATAACAAGATCAATCTCAGATCAGGCGCGTACCATTCGTGTTCCTGTTCATATGATTGAGCAGATAAATAGGTTGAATAGAGAAACGAGATATTTGGTTCAAGTGTTAGGTAAAGATCCAACAGATGAGGAGTTGTCAGCTAGACTTGGGTGGGAGCTTAAAAAAGTAAAGACTGTAAAGAATGTTTCAAGAGAACCCGTTTCACTTGAAACACCAATTGGAGAAGAAGAAGATTCTGTTCTTAGTGATTTTATTGAAGATAAGGCTATAAAAAATCCAGCAAAGCACACGTCTTTTGTGGTCTTGCAAGATCAAATAAGAGCAGTTCTTGGGACTCTTCCAGAAAGAGAACAGGAAGTTGTTAAGATGAGGTTTGGTCTTGAAGATGGATATTCTTTAACTCTGGAAGAAGTTGGACTGCATTTTAATGTTACAAGAGAGAGAATTAGACAGATTGAGTCTAAGGCTTTAAGGAGACTTAAAAATCCTAAGAAAACCCAAAAACTTAAAGATTATTTAGAAGATTTAAATTGA
- a CDS encoding tetratricopeptide repeat protein, with amino-acid sequence MGINYLKCTFYLIVSLSLLFFIFYILSYFKTFSNSYLKAGPTEVNLLVLWDNREYKEIIDYAENGLKKNKFDFNLNLLLGFSYFYYSLMLNDSYLKNQFLDNAIERLRFLMSINDDVPMSSLYYILGKAYSHKGEYYSDLSVKYLSKALYSSSFDFMSVKEDIFEYLGYSYQILKDYNSSLKFFEKAYKENKSDLVLWSLAYVNYKTGNVDKSVEYINKFLQEGNESLKNEKSDDNLMQKVYLLYGDIYLERDAYEDALNCYDKVLKINSLNPDVYVKIGDIYRKRDKDYPKARKYWREALSINPYLEEAIERLKISLEDF; translated from the coding sequence ATGGGAATCAATTATCTAAAATGTACTTTTTATTTGATTGTAAGTTTGTCACTTTTATTCTTTATTTTTTATATTTTATCTTATTTTAAGACTTTTTCCAATTCTTATTTAAAGGCAGGTCCTACTGAGGTAAATTTACTTGTTCTTTGGGATAATAGGGAATATAAAGAAATAATAGATTATGCTGAAAATGGTCTTAAAAAAAATAAATTTGATTTTAATCTAAATTTGCTTCTTGGGTTTTCATATTTTTATTATTCATTAATGTTGAATGATAGTTACTTAAAAAATCAATTTTTAGACAATGCAATAGAAAGATTACGGTTTTTAATGTCAATTAATGATGATGTCCCTATGAGTTCGCTTTATTATATTTTGGGTAAAGCTTATTCTCATAAGGGTGAGTATTATAGTGATCTTTCTGTTAAGTATTTAAGTAAAGCTTTGTATTCAAGTAGTTTTGACTTTATGAGTGTAAAGGAGGATATTTTTGAATATCTGGGATATTCTTATCAGATTTTAAAAGATTATAATTCTAGCTTAAAGTTTTTTGAAAAAGCTTATAAAGAGAATAAATCTGATCTTGTGCTTTGGAGTTTGGCATATGTGAATTATAAGACAGGTAATGTTGATAAGAGTGTGGAATATATAAATAAATTTTTACAGGAAGGTAATGAATCATTAAAAAATGAAAAAAGTGATGATAATTTAATGCAAAAGGTATATTTATTGTATGGAGATATCTATTTGGAGAGAGATGCTTATGAGGATGCTTTAAATTGCTATGATAAAGTCTTGAAAATTAATAGTTTAAATCCTGATGTTTATGTTAAAATAGGAGACATATATAGAAAAAGAGATAAAGATTATCCTAAGGCTAGAAAATATTGGAGAGAAGCGTTAAGCATTAATCCTTATTTAGAAGAAGCAATAGAGAGACTTAAAATTAGCTTAGAGGATTTTTAG
- a CDS encoding rod shape-determining protein: protein MNFFKSFLIDIGIDLGTCNTLVYIKDYGVVMSEPSVVAIDVNKNNRVVAVGRNAKKMLWKTPENIKAVRPLRDGVIADIENTEKMIKYFISQIFSRKKLFFRPRMVIGVPTCITEVERRAVKESAMNAGAREVKVIEESLAAAIGSDIPIFEPTGHMVCDIGGGTTEISVISLGGMVVSRAIRTGGDEFDESIIKYMRNAHNIIIGQQTSEKLKIKIGNVYPDTHNLKVETIDIKGTDAVTGLPRKQIIDSMEVRESLQEPIGIVVDEVKRTLGATPPELATDIVERGIILTGGGALLKGLSRLLSKETGVPVYVADNPLLSVAVGAGLFYDYANRIDISKNIYSFINE from the coding sequence TTGAATTTTTTTAAATCTTTTTTGATAGATATTGGTATTGATCTTGGTACATGCAACACTTTAGTTTACATTAAAGATTATGGTGTGGTGATGAGTGAGCCTTCGGTAGTTGCTATTGACGTTAATAAGAATAATAGGGTTGTAGCTGTTGGGCGTAATGCAAAGAAGATGCTTTGGAAAACACCGGAAAATATTAAGGCCGTAAGACCTCTTCGTGATGGTGTTATTGCTGACATTGAAAATACTGAGAAAATGATTAAATATTTTATAAGTCAAATTTTTTCTCGGAAAAAATTGTTTTTTAGACCTAGAATGGTAATAGGAGTACCAACTTGCATTACGGAAGTTGAGAGAAGAGCTGTAAAAGAGAGTGCAATGAATGCTGGTGCTCGTGAAGTTAAGGTTATTGAAGAATCTCTTGCAGCTGCTATTGGCTCTGATATTCCCATTTTTGAACCAACAGGTCATATGGTGTGTGATATTGGAGGGGGGACTACTGAAATATCGGTAATTTCTCTTGGTGGTATGGTAGTAAGTAGAGCTATTAGAACGGGTGGTGATGAGTTTGATGAGAGTATCATCAAGTATATGAGAAATGCTCATAACATTATTATTGGGCAACAAACATCAGAAAAATTGAAAATTAAGATAGGTAATGTTTATCCAGATACTCATAATTTGAAGGTAGAGACAATAGATATTAAAGGAACAGATGCTGTTACGGGTCTTCCTAGAAAGCAAATTATTGATTCTATGGAAGTTCGAGAGTCTTTGCAAGAACCTATAGGTATTGTTGTTGATGAGGTTAAGAGAACGCTTGGAGCAACTCCCCCAGAACTTGCAACAGATATTGTTGAGCGTGGAATCATATTAACGGGAGGTGGAGCTCTTCTTAAAGGACTCAGTAGGCTTTTATCAAAAGAGACGGGAGTTCCAGTTTACGTTGCAGATAATCCTCTCTTATCTGTAGCTGTTGGAGCGGGTTTATTTTATGATTATGCTAATAGAATAGATATTAGTAAAAATATATATAGTTTTATTAATGAATAG